In one Solanum lycopersicum chromosome 11, SLM_r2.1 genomic region, the following are encoded:
- the LOC101245619 gene encoding protein EARLY FLOWERING 3-like, whose translation MKRGTGEEKVMGPMFPRLNVNDTEKGGPRAPPRNKMALYEQLSIPSQRYNPGDLPHNSSNSANLVLPHPSQENEHERGVLFSRQLPALRHPVEKPYGRSSGSNTPLREVKSKRQTEKEDFRVPTFGNSKERAVNTEDYSKGTSDIDKRDSTLKRTDQLSHVTPRENLVNTFGESHKTNIVQLEFRSDCQVDCTVFSGSVIDVDNDSQEDKTCKSSQTGEMAHSDELSETSMVEYVSEMDISPDNVVRMIGQKHFWKARRAIANQQRTLALQVFELHRLLKVQKLIAGSPNLNLEDNAYLGKPLKRLSAKRVCLEHSVKAPEIVSRPKNDSEKPKGRMECNAENDVGKTSLSSVRQPSSCNPLSEKQLPTPVKHDSLMSPWYFNQPPGHQWLIPMMSPSEGLVYKPHSGPAVMSPVYGGCGPPGSTPMTGNFLASAYGLPFAPPTGHGYFRPFGMPVTNPAIPSPTQNQSNQVVASHSKGQLSGGRASFNIQHPNSSNVGSESDGTLPEVVRLYPSRDSELHASTAGSPSEITRAVDMGNSTRGRSAFHHFPTSPAVDNPILRPQPHFPERPARAIKAIPHNARSATESVARIFQSIQEERKQY comes from the exons ATGAAAAGAGGTACAGGTGAAGAGAAAGTTATGGGGCCTATGTTTCCAAGGCTTAATGTTAATGATACAGAAAAAGGAGGTCCAAGAGCACCTCCAAGGAACAAGATGGCTCTTTATGAACAACTGAGTATCCCTTCCCAACGATACAACCCTGGTGATTTGCCTCATAACAGTAGTAACAGTGCAAACTTGGTCCTTCCTCACCCAAGCCAG GAGAATGAACACGAAAGAGGTGTATTATTCTCTAGACAACTTCCTGCATTAAGACATCCAGTTGAAAAGCCATATGGACGTAGTTCTGGTTCAAATACTCCATTGCGGGAAGTTAAGTCTAAAAGGCAGACAGAAAAGGAAGATTTTAGAGTTCCCACTTTTGGTAACTCCAAGGAGCGTGCAGTAAACACAGAGGACTATTCTAAAGGTACCTCAGATATAGATAAGCGAGACAGTACTTTGAAGCGGACTGATCAACTCTCCCATGTCACACCGAGAGAGAATCTAGTTAATACCTTTGGTGAATCACATAAGACCAATATAGTACAGTTGGAATTCAGATCTGATTGTCAAGTTGATTGCACTGTCTTTTCCGGATCTGTCATAGATGTCGATAATG ACTCCCAGGAAGACAAGACCTGTAAATCATCACAAACAGGAGAAATGGCCCACAGTGATGAACTATCAGAGACTTCCATGGTCGAGTATGTATCTGAAATGGACATATCTCCTGATAATGTTGTTAGAATGATTGGACAAAAACATTTCTGGAAAGCAAGACGAGCTATTGCCAA CCAGCAGAGAACGCTTGCACTTCAAGTATTTGAGTTGCATCGACTACTCAAG GTCCAGAAACTGATAGCTGGTTCGCCAAATCTGAATCTCGAAGATAATGCGTATTTAGGCAAACCTTTAAAGAGGTTGTCTGCTAAAAGAGTTTGTTTGGAGCATAGTGTCAAAGCACCTGAAATTGTTTCGCGACCCAAGAATGATTCAGAGAAACCTAAAGGTAGGATGGAGTGCAATGCTGAAAATGATGTAGGAAAGACATCTCTTTCTTCAGTACGCCAACCTTCTAGCTGCAATCCACTTTCAGAAAAACAACTACCAACACCTGTAAAACATGATTCCCTTATGAGTCCTTGGTACTTCAATCAGCCTCCAGGGCATCAATGGTTGATACCCATGATGTCTCCTTCTGAAGGACTCGTGTACAAGCCACACTCTGGACCTGCAGTCATGAGTCCAGTATATGGCGGTTGTGGACCCCCAGGGTCGACTCCAATGACGGGAAACTTTTTAGCTTCAGCATATGGACTTCCCTTTGCGCCTCCGACTGGTCATGGCTACTTTCGTCCCTTTGGCATGCCAGTAACGAATCCAGCAATCCCATCTCCAACTCAAAATCAATCGAACCAGGTTGTGGCATCGCATTCTAAAGGTCAGTTATCAGGAGGGAGAGCTAGTTTTAACATTCAACACCCGAATTCAAGTAATGTTGGGAGTGAGAGTGATGGAACCTTACCAGAAGTTGTGAGATTGTACCCCTCTAGAGATTCTGAGTTGCACGCCAGCACAGCGGGTAGTCCGAGTGAAATAACTCGTGCAGTAGACATGGGCAACTCCACAAGAGGAAGAAGTGCATTTCATCACTTCCCAACTTCTCCAGCTGTTGACAATCCCATTCTTCGGCCTCAGCCTCATTTTCCTGAACGCCCTGCCCGAGCAATCAAAGCTATACCTCACAATGCCCGATCAGCTACAGAATCTGTTGCTCGGATTTTTCAGTCCATACAGGAAGAGAGAAAACAGTATTGA
- the LOC101254453 gene encoding clathrin interactor EPSIN 1, producing MDFMKVFDQTVREIKREVNLKVLQVPEIEQKVLDATDDEPWGPHGTALADIAQATKKFSECQMVMNVLWSRLPETGKNWRYVYKSLSVIEYLVAHGSERAVDEIVEHTYQISSLASFEYVEPNGKDMGINVRKKAENIVALLNNKEKIQEVREKASANRDKYFGLSSSGVTFKSSSSSFSSSGNFQSSDRYGGFGNKNDGNSFKDSYKEKDRYGEDKVDRSTFKSKKGSSHYGSNVQATASASGSKTAKRVGKPDKACSSPSQSAAASSSKYEEDFDDFDPRGTSSTKPSTGNSGQVDLFGQNLMGDLLDAPTSVPADNSSVTSHPSEVDLFADANFVSVKPESKISVDLFASQPSSSPVASSTMDFFAAPEPVARPDVISPKPVQINTTMVDPFATVPLNNFDSSDPFGAFVSPADPISVPNASATSGGNQQTPTKLDKSPLETKPSPKKDNFQVSSGIWADSLSRGLIDLNIAAPTKVNLADVGIMGGLTDGSDGKEKEPTTFYMGRAMGQGTKLGQSGFTSTATGADDFFSSHQNYQFGNFQK from the exons ATGGATTTCATGAAGGTATTCGATCAAACGGTTCGCGAAAT AAAGAGGGAGGTTAATTTGAAAGTGTTACAGGTTCCAGAGATCGAGCAGAAG gTATTGGATGCTACGGATGACGAACCTTGGGGCCCCCATGGTACTGCATTGGCTGATATAGCTCAggccacaaaaaaatt CTCTGAGTGTCAGATGGTTATGAATGTCTTGTGGTCAAGATTGCCTGAAACAGGGAAGAACTGGCGTTATGTCTATAAG TCGTTGTCTGTTATAGAGTATTTGGTGGCACATGGATCTGAACGCGCAGTTGATGAGATTGTAGAACATACCTATCAGATCTCA TCTCTCGCAAGTTTCGAGTATGTTGAACCCAATGGAAAAGATATGGGAATCAATGTGAGGAAAAAAGCAGAAAACATTGTGGCACTATTGAATAACAAGGAAAAGATACAAGAGGTTAGAGAAAAAGCTTCTGCAAATCGCGACAA GTACTTTGGACTGTCATCTTCTGGAGTAACATTTAAGTCAAGCTCTTCCTCTTTTAGTAGCAGTGGCAACTTTCAGAGTAGTGATCGCTATGGAggttttggaaataaaaatgATGGAAATTCATTCAAGGATAGTTACAAGGAAAAGGATCGGTATGGTGAAGATAAGGTTGACCGAAGtacttttaaatcaaaaaagGGGTCATCTCATTACGGCAG CAATGTGCAAGCCACTGCTTCAGCTAGTGGATCAAAGACCGCAAAGAGAGTAGGTAAACCTGATAAAGCTTGTTCTAGTCCTTCACAGAGCGCAGCTGCATCTTCAAGTAAATATGAGGAagattttgatgattttgatCCTCGAGGGACTTCAAGTACTA AGCCTTCTACAGGGAACTCTGGCCAAGTAGATCTATTTGGGCAAAATTTGATGGGTGACCTCTTGGATGCACCAACATCTGTTCCAGCTGATAATTCTTCTGTCACCAGTCATCCATCGGAGGTTGATTTATTTGCTGACGCCAATTTTGTGTCTGTGAAACCAGAGTCTAAG ATAAGTGTAGATCTGTTTGCTTCCCAGCCTTCCTCTTCACCTgtagcttcttcaacaatggATTTTTTTGCTGCACCAGAACCTGTTGCTCGGCCTGATGTCATATCTCCAAAACCAGTCCAGATAAATACTACTATGGTCGATCCATTTGCTACAGTTCCACTAAATAACTTCGACAGTTCTGATCCTTTTGGTGCATTTGTTTCTCCTGCTGATCCTATATCAGTACCCAATGCAAGTGCCACCAGTGGTGGGAATCAGCAGACTCCTACCAAATTAGACAAATCTCCTCTCGAAACAAAGCCCTCACCAAAGAAGGATAATTTTCAAGTCAGCTCCGGAATATGGGCTGATTCATTGAGCCGTGGACTCATTGATCTGAATATTGCTGCAC CTACAAAGGTCAACCTTGCAGATGTAGGCATCATGGGTGGATTGACCGATGGATCGGATGGGAAAGAAAAAGAGCCAACCACATTTTACATGGGTAGAGCTATGGGTCAAGGAACCAAACTTGGCCAATCCGGGTTCACATCCACAGCAACTGGTGCAGATGACTTTTTTTCAAGTCATCAAAACTATCAATTTGGCAACTTCCAGAAGTGA